Proteins co-encoded in one Prevotella sp. E13-27 genomic window:
- a CDS encoding DEAD/DEAH box helicase family protein, with protein MAPEEKARQIIDKKLEDAGWVIQDRQEFNPIASLGVAVREYLTSDNEEVDYALFIEGTPVGVIEAKPDEEGVHLVTAAHEQNEGYVSSGLKWANYSKKDMRFIYEATGVLTHFTDLLDPKPRVRKLFSFHRPEQLLYWIKDYKFNGKKTLRGRLQEFPELPEEGFRECQIKAILNLEKSFGNNKPRSLVQMATGAGKTYTAITNTYRLLKFAKAKRILFLVDTKNLGMQAETEYKNYQPYDSTEKLNALYNIQRIQTSNIPQSTQICISTIQRVYSMLTGNLSSMPDDVDDEPGTTTGTEREVKYNSEYPPEFFDFIIIDECHRSIYNQWRQVLEYFDAFLIGLTATPNQHTYAFFDENVVSEYTHEEAVSDGVNVGALGTFSIETEKTKQGGIVAKINQQIEIRDKRTRKQRWESTDEDIAYDGKDLDNSVVNKSQIRVILKTFKDNWKKWEYYKDRKELPKTLIFAKNDSHADDIVALVKEVFNEGNDFCKKITFKSEENETSLLYAFRNEFYPRVAVTVNKIATGTDVKAIEILLFMRDIRSENYYEQMLGRARRTMDLESLKQASPSASTPKLGYVIVDAVGVTKSDKCAAKKKCGGDVKPTVSFKSLLDAVVTGDISEETFSTLGTRLEHIDRVLTDKEREEFKKVSGGTSLRQLSTNIKNVHDVDRIEDTIKTEHPEYPTLSPVDKEEVRKDVIKKRCLEAAKPIYEPKVRDFLMNVRNSNDQTIDPALDHLTYAGFETDVAETKAKVRETLKEFIETNKDEITALNIIYHQDYRNRHITEAMIHELYDKMQRYNNMLNGSLIFSAYSDMTRKKTVLKELVDIIQIIKYEWGQIPEIYPFADMVKKRYKEWIFERNANKGGVRGAGTAPFTEEQMKWLEMIRDYIAINASFHVDALKSGEFNKLGGTAKYYSLFGSQWKDIIIELNQKLVA; from the coding sequence ATGGCACCAGAAGAAAAGGCAAGGCAGATAATAGACAAGAAACTTGAAGATGCTGGTTGGGTAATCCAGGATCGTCAGGAGTTCAACCCTATTGCGTCTCTTGGAGTCGCAGTCCGTGAATACCTCACAAGTGACAATGAAGAGGTTGATTATGCCCTTTTCATTGAAGGTACTCCTGTAGGTGTAATTGAAGCCAAGCCCGATGAAGAGGGCGTTCACCTTGTGACAGCAGCACATGAGCAGAATGAAGGATATGTAAGTTCTGGTTTGAAATGGGCCAATTATTCCAAGAAGGACATGCGCTTCATCTACGAGGCGACAGGTGTATTGACACACTTCACAGACTTGCTTGACCCGAAGCCCAGAGTGCGTAAGCTGTTCTCATTTCACAGGCCAGAGCAGTTACTGTATTGGATAAAAGATTATAAGTTCAATGGAAAGAAAACGCTGCGAGGTCGATTGCAAGAGTTCCCTGAACTGCCAGAAGAAGGATTCCGTGAATGTCAGATAAAGGCTATATTAAACCTTGAAAAGTCTTTCGGTAACAACAAACCACGTTCATTGGTTCAGATGGCAACTGGTGCAGGAAAAACCTATACCGCCATCACCAACACATATCGGCTGTTGAAGTTCGCAAAAGCCAAGCGAATACTATTTCTTGTTGACACGAAGAACCTTGGAATGCAAGCCGAAACGGAATACAAGAACTACCAGCCTTACGATAGCACAGAGAAACTGAATGCCCTATATAACATTCAGCGCATTCAGACATCGAACATTCCTCAAAGCACCCAAATCTGCATAAGTACGATTCAGCGTGTATATTCTATGCTGACAGGAAACCTATCTTCCATGCCAGATGACGTGGACGATGAACCAGGTACAACAACAGGAACAGAGCGAGAGGTGAAATACAATTCAGAATATCCACCAGAGTTCTTCGATTTTATCATTATAGACGAGTGCCACCGTTCCATTTACAACCAATGGAGGCAAGTGCTGGAGTATTTCGATGCTTTCCTTATTGGACTGACCGCTACTCCGAACCAACATACATACGCCTTCTTTGACGAGAATGTTGTAAGTGAATACACCCATGAGGAAGCTGTTTCAGATGGTGTGAACGTGGGCGCACTTGGTACTTTCAGCATAGAAACGGAAAAGACCAAACAGGGCGGCATCGTTGCAAAGATTAACCAGCAGATAGAGATTCGTGACAAACGGACAAGGAAACAGCGTTGGGAGTCAACAGATGAAGATATAGCTTACGATGGGAAAGACCTTGACAACTCCGTAGTCAATAAATCGCAAATCAGGGTAATCCTAAAGACTTTCAAGGATAACTGGAAGAAATGGGAATACTACAAGGACAGGAAGGAATTGCCAAAGACGCTCATATTTGCCAAGAACGACAGTCATGCAGACGATATTGTTGCTTTGGTGAAAGAGGTGTTCAATGAAGGTAACGACTTCTGCAAGAAGATAACTTTCAAGTCCGAAGAAAACGAAACCTCACTACTCTATGCTTTCCGCAATGAATTCTATCCTCGTGTGGCTGTAACAGTGAACAAGATAGCAACAGGTACTGATGTAAAAGCCATTGAGATACTTCTGTTTATGCGTGACATCCGCAGTGAGAACTACTATGAGCAGATGCTGGGAAGGGCAAGGAGGACAATGGACTTGGAAAGTCTGAAACAGGCTTCGCCGTCAGCAAGTACCCCCAAATTAGGGTATGTGATTGTAGATGCTGTGGGCGTAACCAAATCTGACAAATGTGCTGCCAAGAAGAAATGTGGTGGTGATGTGAAACCAACCGTCTCATTCAAGTCACTGCTTGATGCGGTGGTGACTGGAGACATATCGGAAGAAACCTTCAGCACCCTTGGTACACGACTTGAACATATTGACAGGGTACTTACCGACAAGGAGCGTGAGGAATTCAAGAAGGTATCTGGAGGAACGTCACTTCGACAGCTGTCTACTAATATTAAGAACGTACATGATGTTGATAGGATAGAAGATACGATAAAGACTGAACATCCCGAATATCCTACCCTTTCGCCCGTAGATAAGGAAGAAGTAAGAAAGGATGTTATCAAGAAACGTTGCCTTGAAGCAGCAAAACCCATCTATGAGCCGAAAGTCCGTGATTTCCTGATGAACGTCCGTAACTCTAACGACCAGACCATTGATCCAGCATTGGATCATCTGACATACGCAGGTTTTGAAACCGACGTGGCGGAGACCAAAGCTAAGGTTCGTGAGACCCTGAAAGAGTTTATTGAGACCAATAAAGACGAGATAACAGCTCTCAACATCATATATCATCAGGACTATCGAAACCGCCACATTACCGAAGCAATGATACATGAGCTTTACGACAAGATGCAACGTTACAACAATATGCTCAATGGTAGTTTGATATTCTCGGCATACTCAGATATGACCCGCAAGAAAACTGTTCTTAAGGAACTGGTTGACATCATTCAGATTATCAAGTATGAGTGGGGACAGATACCAGAGATATACCCCTTTGCAGATATGGTGAAAAAACGCTACAAGGAATGGATCTTCGAGCGTAATGCCAACAAGGGAGGTGTCCGTGGTGCAGGAACAGCCCCGTTTACAGAAGAACAGATGAAGTGGCTGGAAATGATACGCGACTATATTGCCATCAATGCCAGTTTCCACGTTGATGCTCTAAAGAGCGGTGAGTTTAACAAGC